taaaataatgcaCTAATTAACTCTAACATGGGATATGCTAGACTTGCCCCCCCATATTGATGTAAGGTATTAAGATCATGATCCCTGGTCAGTGTAGAAAGTTggtcttgtccaattgcaaaatCGCCATCAGGTGTTGGACGAAATTTTGGGATATCTGACAACAAAAGGCAAAATCTCTCTCATCACATCACTTAGTACACGTTTTCAAACAACATTGTGCTGTAAGAACACCTAAAAAACAGTATATCACCGATCATCATGTAAACGGACAGATTTATATGAAAAGTAGCCCAActaaaaaacaaagacacatcAAAGAAATTTTACTAGTGACAATATTGGCATTTGGTATATTCAAATTTGAAATACAAGGACAAGAAGGTCGTAAATGATTTGAATGTGAAGAAAGAACCATGAGACAGCAACATCACTAATTTAAACATTAAACCACGAGGCTACAGCAACCTCATTGATCTCGTACTTCAGGAAGAAATCTAGGTATCGCACCTAATCAGAACTAAAATCTTCTCACCACTTGACTAAATGTATTCATTttacaaaattaaatcaagttaaTACTTGCTATGGTCACAACAAGATGAATAGGTAAAGATATGAAGAGATCTACACAttctctctgtgttttttttcttcaagcAGGGGATATACGCATCAACTCAAATACATTATAAGTAACAAATCAAGATTCAACAAGTTGGCACAAAATggtcatgaagaacaaaatccCTCAAGAAGTATTGAAGAACTTGAGGTCCCTATTTTGATTATGAAGCCGAGACATTTGATATTACCTAAGAAACAAAACGAACATACAAGAAATGTTGAATGAATCGAACAGCAGCCACAACACATAATTGGCGAATCAAAAACAAACACAGCACACATGaggaaaaccccaaaaaaaaagtaccaTTTATGAGTTCCCCAACTTCTTTGAAACGAAGCGCGGCctaataaagggaaaaaaaagaaaaaaagaaagaaagaagagaacaaCAAAATCGGAATATTAGTATGCCTTCCATCATAACGCAAAACAGAACATTTAGTTATAGCATCTGTATACATGTATGGCCAGCACATGTGCTCCAATCTTCCTCAAACCatgcttcttctcttcttcctttttcaaGTCCAGGGTGTACCGGAATCGACGAGAAGCATTGAGCACAAGTGCTGCTTGCTGCAAAAGATATGGTTCAGTAAGTACACAAACATACGAAAAtccttattttttgtttgtgtacTCCCTGACCTGTTAATAAGATCAAGAAGACAAGAATTACAACTTTACAAGTTCTATTTCAGGTGATTAGATTTATTAAGATTATATGTAAAGAGTGATTTAAGGTTCTCAAAACTTCCTTATTCACTATTTTATAACCACCTGACATATTGTTTGGTGCGTCAATTCAAAACCATAATATTAGAATCAAGCAGCCTTGAATACATCATATGAGTACTCAGACATTGATAAAAACTTACACTAGAAAATATGACTTAATGAACTTTGCAGCAATGGCTACATATAGTTGTCAAAATAGAGTAAGACAGAGCGAGAACAATAAGGTGAGCCTCACCAAGAAACAGCAGCAATGTTTCACAAACCCTATTATTATTCCTTTCCagggaaaaacaaaaactccagagtccaaattgaaagaacactaGGTAATATGTTTACTTGCCAAAGTTAGATGCTACACATACTCTGCATTCAGAATACAAATACCTAATAAATAAGTACAACCAAAAATAGCAACATCACATATAAACCGATAGAAGTAGAGTAATAATACCCTCCACCGGCGCAGACGCTCAACAGGAGCATTCTTGGTGCTGGGGATGTTGAAATGGCTGGAGCACGACCCGTCTTCCAAATTCTTGTCGAAGTCAGCCGAGCGGCTGCTTCCGGCCTCCACGTCCAGGTGCCGCCGATATGGCGACTCCTTGAATGAGGTAGTCATATTTGGTCACTGTCGCAGGAGAGATGGCACGGTCAGACTATATACTTTCCGAAACACTTCACCATTACTTGCTTTTCACTCTTTATgttgttttttctctctcccttcctttttctctctcattaatTATCTCAATTCTTCAGAAAAATAACATCAacctaattttaaattttccagTTCTCGAAACGGTCCTTTTTCccagaaaattttttttttgcaaggcGTTGGTGTAGACACACTCTCTCCACTCTGGAGGCCGACACCTCCACAACAAACAAATCACCGACGGAGGACACGAATCCTCCACGATTCGACGTTATCGTCATCGTTTAACACGTATAAAAcgacaaacaaagaaaaaaacaaaatcaaaatgctTTTACTGTACAAAACACACAGAAATTCGAAGAATGCCTGCGTTACAgagttttttcttgttctttttaaaattgcaaaaaactaaTTTCAAAAGTTTCTGTTCAAGAAACAGTTCTCGTTTTCCAGAGAAGGTTTTTCCTGCCAAAACGATTTCTGTAAACGCACTCTCTCCACACCGGAGACAGACTGAGAAGACCGAGGACATGAATCATCAAAAATACGACGCtttcctaaatcctaatcatTTAACACGTATAAAATGACGaacgaagaaaaacaacaaaatcaaaacgCGCACAGTACAAACTACAAAACACACAGAAATTCGAACAATATTACCTGCGTTACAATCTctgtcttcttcttgttcttattCTCCTTCAAAACAACAAACTGTGCTGCAAATCAATGTAGCAATAACAGCTAGCGATGAGCATTTGAGCTGCTACTTATAGTGAAAAGCAAAAGGTGTGTGgtggaaaatcaattgatttagGTGATTACTTGGATTGGAAGCAAGTGGAGTCTGGAGATATGCTTTCCTTTTTAGGCTTAGTGTCCGATATTCATATTCTTTGGAAAAAATGGAGAATTTATATAGTGTAGAATCTGTTCATTCTTGACTAATCGTGAAAAaaggttaattatactttacacACCGAAAGATATGACTGGTTATATTTCAATCATCCaaagaaattttattacaaACTCGTCATCAAACTCGAACAGATTTGATATTGTTTCGGTTAGGATTTTTACTGAGGTGGCATCCAGGTAACTATTATTGATCGATATATACTTACGTGgcaatataaaatatttttaaaaaaataatttggtttGACTTggcattatttttttgtttatctcCTACACCCtttattttcatcttcttcgtaGAAGTAGACtagattcctcaaaatcaaaatcaagaaatGGTGATGGACAAACAATCTTGAGCAGAAGTCACGGTTCATAAATGATCATAGAACTTCTAAGCTAAATCTACAACTCTTTCTTCCATCATCACCCACAACTCTCTTCCCCATCACCCCTCACCAGATCTTCTCTAAACCACGATTTGACTCACATATGGGTTCCTTTTGGGATCACTTCGAACTCACTTCTCGAAGAGAGAGTTTGACTACTTCACTGTGATGGGGTCACACGTACATTAAGAGCTATCCATCCACTAGTCCGAGTCGAACTCACCACCGACACCGCCATCAAATTAAGAGAGTCGAAACCCAGCTGTATGGTGAGCCGTGCGCGGGAACTAAAACCCCGTTTCTTCGGCATCTCCACCGTCAGACACCTGAAATGGGTCTTCGCAAGAGACGCGTGAGAAAGAAAGTGGGTTTGCCGACGGTGACATTCCTCATCACTTCAAGTTCCTCTTTTCGCCGTTGTTGGAGCTGAAGATTTGTACAAGATATTGAGATGGTGTTCATCAATTTTGATGGcagattattttttattaattttctttttggaaaaTCTAGTTGGAAATTCCAAATCACTTGTCAAAGCTTATCCTTGTTGCCACCTAAGCAGATATTGATCCAAATTTGTTGAATGGATCTCACGTCAACGAAAGCCTACCCGTTACTATAGCAATTGTGaccaaatttttaaaaactcccattttaaaaaaatgaatggcaactttgtaacaaaaaaaaaagttatagatGTTAAATATGAACCACCTATATCTTTTCAATAATAAAAAGGTATAATTAACCCGTGGAAAACTTGAAATCCTCAGATATTTTCGCAGATATTTTTTCAATAACCGAAAGTTATAAGGGAGAGTTAGAGCGAACCGGACGGCAGTGGCCGTGAATCAGCGAATCATGCTTCGTGTCATCAAGCGGATAATCCGTGACTTAAACGCGTAAAGAATAACATGCGTTGTGACTTTGCGTAGGACATTGTTTGTGAATAATATATTCCTCCACCTTATTAAATTACTATATAATAAAAACTTTTGAAATTTTACTCTTGCAGTCCCATGTTCACCATGGGGTAAAAACCGTAAAACATGAATTTAACTAGAAAATATCAGTTTTCTTTATGAAGGGAAAGCTAAGAATCTGGTGTAGATGGTATTTCTTAATGAAGAGGAAGCCAATAATCTTGATTCAATCCATATATGTTGTTttactttctatttttgtttagtCTATTTGAGTTTAGCATGGAGCAATGTTAATCCATATGTATTGGGGATCGTTCAAATTCAGTGTTGTCTGGTATTAATCCAgcgtttgtttttttgttttgtaattcCTTTGTTAGTGTTTCCAAATTCATATGTTAatgtttataaatttttaaGCCGCTAACGTGGCGTTAGGTGTAACGTTGTTAGTATGGAATGAAGTGTTTGGGTTTAAAGTTTTAAGccctctataaaaaaaaataatcaatttaTTGACATAAACACAGTTGATAATACTTGAAATGACTACTTGTTTTTTATGGAAATGaggggacttttttttttggtgatagGCATGAGGGGATTAGTCTGTCTAGAATTATTGTTCTGGTTTGTATTCCACCATGATTGGTGGCTTGAGTGCCTGCTGGCCTCGTCTTTTATCTCCGGATATTTGAATAAATTGGGCCTATACccttccttttaaaaaaaaaaagaactattgtaaattataattattgagGAGTGCAAATGATATTtaattttgtacatttgagCTAAAGGTACACAACAGAgcaagattttcattttttttcacaattaaTCTAAATTTTATGggatttttttaagaaaaaaaaagtctaaatTTTATGTGAATAAGGAAGTAAACAGTTGATTTCACTCTTAATAAGGTGTTTCCTTGTATGCTTGATTATCTATAATGAATTTGAGAGAGGTTGGTCGCTCATAGACCCTAAATTTTTCCTTGCTCTTCGTGACAGGCTTTTCCTAGTTAAATTGACATCTCTATTTATGCTTTCGTGTTAATTTGTTTATGCTTTCGCTTAAACAAATTATTCTTTGGATTGGGGACTTTGGGGGAATCAAAGTTGAAAGTTGTTTGTAGTAATACTTCCCATATAACAGAACTTCATAAATGAAAATGTGTGTTAACATAgtgatgagaatctcacatcaaAAGATGGTGGATTTAGAGTTTATCTTATAAAGaatgacaaacctcctattgtctacctgggttttcaatagagagttagatccaaacttgtgatgctagattTGGACCCCCATTCCGTGtgatgggtattcatcattggtgcttcaTTGAGAGAGTACGAGCCTACACTATAGTAGACGAGCCTGCCCCAGAGCCCATTCatttgtggagttgggttagtAGACAGTGGGTCGTGTCCATTAtgggcgggttggaaaagagaaaaaagatagttaaaaaaagagaaagcaaaaaatcgttaaaagtaactgggaaagcccTAAACCCATTAGACCTGacaaggctatgtgaccctggcTGGCAAAGTTTGGGACGATAAGTGGGCCGTATGCCAAAATAATACAGTCAGGGTCATGCACGAGGTCGTGCATGCTCCTGAgaggggaggattgatgagaatcccacatcggaagatggtggatttgaaatctagcttataagggataACAAACCTCCTATTATCAACATGAGACAGTTAGAtccaaacttgtgatgttagACTTGGGCCCCACATGGGATGTGATGGGTATTCATCACATAGTCTTCACACCTAATGAGAAGTTTCTTTTTATCattctttattttaaaatcttgaaaagaaaaactagtcCTCAAGTCTTTATGTATTCTACAAGCAAGGTCACGCTTTCTTGCCACGtacaaagaggaaaaaaaatgattcatCACAAACAAACAAGCAAGGTCACGCTTTCACACtcttttatatttgtggttagCTTCCTTGGAGTGGAGGAATTCCTTTGTTATATTGGAGATCATATATTTGTAGAGGACTATATATACTTAACTTCTAATGGTCACTTAGAATTTTCGAATctcaactaaaaataaaataaaataaaataaaccatTATCATATAATGTTAAAAAGACTCTGTTTGGTGCTTCTTATTACAAGCTTATAAAAAATTGTACCAAAATTTACAACTACGCACTCAAAAAACGGCTAGCAAAAAGATAAGCTCCTCAAAAAGATCTTATTGTAACTGCAGAAGATAAAGAAGACTACACACGTCTTCAATCCAAAGCCAAGTCTTTATTACTTGCCAAGTTTGTTGAGTCATGGCTTGATTAGTCTTATATTACTCGCCAAGTTTGTTGAGTCATGGCTTGATGTGATAATGGATTGTGATCCCCTCTTTTGTGAGCTACCATTCTCTGCACATCATATTCTCGACATGATAAGCTTGGGAGTGGGAGatactaagagtgtgtttgtattgaaggatttggaagggagagaagagaatgaataataatttttcctctctaatgtttggatagataaaaaaagaaaaaaagaaaaatagtttaatttactaatctatccttatttttattttaaagtgTTATGTACGAGGGTAAAATAGGgttttaatatataaataacttaataagtcatccattccctccaaattgACTCTATATtttgagagaaagaattttgataaaaatttaatgaaatcttccctccaattccTTACAAATCtctctccttaatttttttaaactatcaaaacaatggaattagaaGGAAGTTTCATttgccttctcttttcttcaaatcactcaatccaaacacattctaaAGTAAGCTCGGGAGGGAGATTCGTTGTATTTGGCAAAGGGACGGTTAGGAAGAGGGGTTGTGCAACGGAATAGTTAGAAGACTTTCTTTCGCTTTCCTAAATCCCGTACAGAAGTGTTGCCATTTTGCTCGGCAATATGGAACCTCTCAATAGCTCCCCATCTTTTTAGTacaattatttaattatatgttaaaaaataaaattttttaaaaaatggtcaAAGCCCAAGGCCTGACCCGAGGCTTATGGGCTCAGGCAGGGCCTGGGCCTATAAAAATCAGGCCGGATCGGCCCGATGACAACACCTGCTTGACATTTGTGTTTTTGGCCCTATTACGGCTATTGCACGGTTTATGAGTTTCACTAGTGCACAACAGAGCTACTGGCTGCGGTTCCATGTCATGAAAAAAACCCCTTGTATTTACAGAAGGCATTCTAGCCTTTTCCATTCCAATATACTTATGGAATATCAAGGAGAAATCGACAGTAAACGCAGAATTCATTCTCAGTACAACCACACCGATTCGTGCAAACTTGCTAGATGGACATCCAAGCAATGCTATCAGTTCATGTCCGCCAGGCCATGGCAACACGTTCTCGATTTCTACTCCGATGCCGTCCATGGCCACTCCTCCTTGTTCGACCTGTTCCCTTCTCTGGTCTGTGGTTTTCTTTCCTTGTATAAATTCGTTTTCTGGGTTCGTTGGTAATGAAATTTTGGCAAgaattttatgggttttggtTTCTTTGTTGTGAATTATTCTATTGACCGGGGAAAACTTTCTATGCAGACGAATATTGTTCATGGAGATACTTTGATTCCGGAAGTttatgatagaaatgaattgaAGAATGTTTCCTGTGGAGAGAAATCGGAGAGTGGGAGATGGGCAAGAGTTACTTTTAAGATAGTTGTCTCATATCATGGGGGTTCATTTGATGGCTGGCAGAGGCAGCCGGGCTTGAACACTGTTCAAGGGTAATTCAAATTGTTTCCCCATTTTTCTTGCGTTCCATCAGCTTTTTAACATCAATCATGGCTTGAAACTCTTATTCATAAAGAAAAAATGGCTCAGAACtctttgtttttattgtgtAAATAAACTCATGAAATGGGTGAATTACTTTGTGACTGGCTTTTTGGAAGTGTTAAACTCTGCTTTGATACATGGTCTATTCCTCCAACTTTGTTAAAGAAAAAGCTTTTATCAGTTTTGGAGTTTTTAATTCTGCGGGTGTTTGGGGTTATTGGTGAAGAACACCCAtcactcactttttttttttaaaattatttttatgagATTCTCTAATCAGTGAAGTTGGAATTCTTGTACCAACATTCAATGTTTTAATTTTACAGTTTAGTAGAAAAGGCTCTTGGGAGatttgttgatgagaagaaGGCTCAGTTACTTAAAGAAAAATGCAAACCTTTGGAAGGTTGTGTTCTTGTTGCTGGGCGCACTGACAAAGGCGTCTCTGCTCTTCGGCAAGTTTCTTCCTTCTGTATGTTATTTTTGACTTTATTCTTACCATTGTGTATCAATCAGTTGTCTTCCCTTTCCTCTTGTAAACTTGAACTGTGACTTTTAACTTTTACTTGTATTGCCATGCTGATAAAAGTACTTAGAAGAGCAAGGAATGTGATTGGAGAAATATGTCTAGATCTAAATCATTGTATTAGGTTAAGGTGGTGATGGGGTGGCCTTAATTTCTATTACCTCAGAAATGATTCTTTTGGGGATTTGGAGTAATATGTGCGCGAGTGAATTTCTTGAACTTTAGCATTCTTTTAGAAGTTTTCTATGTGACATTGTAAGTCTAAATTGTTGTATCATGTCTCAACATTTTTGGGCAAATACTAGAAAAATGTTAACAGTGATGGATCCATGATACATGACATCCATTTAAATGAGACATGATCGTTCTAATTAGAACAAAGGGAAATTACATGGGCCATTATCTCATTGTGCACAACTTGGAGTTGCCTATAATTTTCAATAACTGTGGAGCTATTAAATGCTTAGATACTTGGAGGAAAGATGTGAAGCATTGTGACATTGAAGATGCCATCAACAATGCAGCACCTGGAAAGCTCGGGGTTGTATCTATTTCGGAGGTATAAAATGCTTCAGATTTTTTACTCACAATATTTGCTCTGTATATAACAACCTCAGGAATACCTAATGGTATTATTTCGTCACTACTTCTTTTACTGATAGCAGTTTTGAATTATTGTAGGTTTCTCGTGCATTTCATCCTAATTTTTCTGCTAAATGGCGGCGCTATTTGTATATCTTTCCTTTTAGTGATCAAgaaaatggagaacaaaactgtGAGAATGAGCATAATTGTGAAATTTTTTGTTCAAGTGAAAATCATGGCAAGGAAGAAAATGAATATGGGGAACACATTGGCAAGGAGAATGTAGAAAatgttgtttttgttgatgatgaacCTGAAGGCGAAAGAAAACCTATTACGTTTACTATATGCAGGGTTAACCAGCTTTTACGGCAATTAGAAGGAAAGTTGTTATCCTACAAGATGTTTGCACGTGATACCCCAACTTCGAGGAACGTGTAAGAATAAAGAACAGAATAGCTTTACGGTGGTCTGGCTAATAaacaatatttatatgttttggtCTGACAGTGGTTACTTTGGTTGTGTTAGCTTTATTCTGATtgatattttttcttaattGTAAAAGTTGTGTTTATTATGCGAAGATTACTTTCTGAAATCAACATAGAATTCGAATCTTTTTGTCTTGATTCTAATTGTATTAGAAGGCTTTATTTCCATATatgcaaaaaaagaagaagcactaATGCAGTTGTCTCCTAGTAAATGAGAATCCTTTGTATTAGTTATGAATAGATAGTAATGAGTATTCTTTCTTTTAGTTATGAATGGGTACTCAACATCTCAATGCATCTTACATTTTTGTATTTAGATTATCTGCTAAGGTTTGGGAGTTGGCTCATTTTATTTTCAGAATGCTTCGTCAGTTCACAGATGATATGTTGAGCATTTGGTTAATGTTACTATCCAAGCCTCACAAAGGCATTTACAGCATTGTCTTAATAGATTATTGAAATGGTTTAAGGCTGTGAATAGTGGGCTTTTTGTTCTGTGTTTCATACTTATCAACCATAAGGTCCTAACTGCAaatgttttatattttctttgattttcattaGAGGTCCCCCAACAGAATGTTTTGTCTACCATGCTCGTGCTGCAGAATTCAGATTACCATGCTCGGTATGCGTTGTCACATCTTGAAAATTTATTGGTTTTCGACTCTCGTcccttttcaaattttttacttGGCTGTTAGTTTGAGAAAGTTTTCTAGCATGTGATTAGAAGCATATATGGACGTCTGTGCTATTGCTCTATTTGATTGTGTGTGACTGCGAGTAAGTTTGTAATCATAGAATGACTTGTGCACAAGCTTTTCATAGTTACCACTGAAAAGTGACCAGGTTTGCGAACATGTACAACACAAATGAATCAGAATTGAACACATAATGAAtgctaaatttttttgaataatatgTGTGCGCTCTAGAATTTAACTATCTAAGTAAATGCcagtagggttttttttttcctgtatgTTACTTCACATTATGATAGCTTGTTAGTAACAGCTAAGTTTAGTGATTTGGTTATGGGTTTTTGCTTTTTAGAGGGTTAAGGTTTCGGATGTGGCATAAAGATAGTAAAGAAGGGGTAGTAGGATTTGGGATCAGCTCAGAGTTGGAACTTATTATGGTTTGAATTGTCTGGAAGCATTGAGAATGATGTCTTAAAGGGCTGTTTTGATAGCTAATTGAGTAAAATACTTACTTACTTAGGCAAATCTATGGTTATTTTGGTCAACTGCGGTATAAATTTTAACAGCAATGTAATTTCAGATGATGGAGGAGCTCTTTGAATTCTTTGACACCAGCAATATCATTTTCCTGAACAGGCAAAGGAAAAAGTACCTTGTTTAGAGTGATAGGAGTGAAGTTATTATTGGTCTCTTCAAAAGATACGGAATGGAAGGAAAACAGAAAGGAGAGGCATACCAAAAAACCTAAGAAGGCCATTTGGAAACTCATGATTCCAACCAAATTTGTGTTTTTCAACCTTCACATGGGGCGCTGCTTGGAAGACCATAAGACCCTAAGAAGGAGAGGCTCACATATGAATTGATGGTGTCCTCTTGGAAAGAGTATAGGGAATTGCTCAGTCATTTTCTTGCCTTTTGTAAAAGGGGTCATCCCTCTCCCCTCCCCAGCTGTGGAGGAAATAACATTCTCACGTTTCTTTTGGGCTGGGATGAATTTCTTGTAGGATGTGGTGCATTATAGAAGTTTAAAAGGTTGAATTCCCTAATTTTTGTTAATTGCGGGGGAACAAATAGGCAAACTGGGATTATAATTTGCTGAACCTCTAATGGTACAGCCGCTTGAAATATTCTCTTTATTAGGGAGGCCATGGATTGGTAGCTGAATGATGTACATCAAAATGTCGACACCTTTTAATAGTTTATGTTAAATACAAATGTCAATAATTCCTTGTGATTGAGTGGTTTTTATAAAGTTTGTTAGCGCCATGTTAAGTTTCTCCTTGATGATGGAgctagaaaaataatttttttggattCTAGTGTGGAAGACAAAGGGGTTATCTAAAATGGCTTTCTTCAATAGGCAGATTGTTAGGGAGACTTTTAGCTTTCAATAATGTCATAAAATAAGGAATTTCAATGGTTAACTGTTGTTTCTTGTGCACGTAGAaaatatattgtgatgcttGCTCTTTCATTGTAAGTGGGCAAGCAGACTAAGTGAAGTTGTGTTGCATCTGATGGGAATGGTGCATGCGGCAGTGATCCTGTGAAAGAGGAGTTAAAAGGTGTTGAGTTCTTCGTGAAAGTGTTATTCTCGGGAGAGGAGTATTTGACTCCATAGTGTTCATACCTTTGACCATTATTTTGACTGCttggaaggaaaataaaatcgGAAGGATTTGGATGGGGAAGAAAAACACCTTGTGACTTCCTAAAAGAGAGATGAATAAATAACTTATGTACTTTTACATGTTTGGTATCCCCTTGGTGTTCTTATTAGTACGTTCCTTTTCGTTTTCAAAATATGTTGCCTGGCTAAGGTTGAGTTGGAATGAATACTGGGAACATTCGTTTTTATAATCTATGTTCTTTTATATTCTGGCTAATGCTCCGGTTAATGTTGCTTTCTCCTATTCAACTCCTCATTCTAGTTCTTAATTATCATTCTTTTGTCTTCCATGCTCTGAGTATGGTGTCCATTTTTCTTAATTCTTCATCCCCTGccccctcttttttcttttttttttgttttgtgattgAGGTCGCCCAAACTTGGTGAATGGTAATAACCTACCATATGCATATTTCTTTATCACTTATGAAGTTGTTTTTTGTATGATCATCAGGAAGGAAGAAGGGTTATGTGTATTGAGCTGGTCGCTAATCGATTCCTTCGCAaggtttttatttataaatatttcaaCACATTGCAATATTGCATAGATATCTGGGATTTGTTTAAAGACTCAAATATACTAGAACTACAAATGTTTCATTTGACAGATATTTAAAAATTTGCTGGTAAACAATTatttgaagaaatgaagaatATATTTTGTCATTAACTGAGATCTTGTTTAATGGTCCAAATATCTGCTCCCTGCCATGTCT
This genomic window from Tripterygium wilfordii isolate XIE 37 chromosome 9, ASM1340144v1, whole genome shotgun sequence contains:
- the LOC120005697 gene encoding tRNA pseudouridine synthase A — encoded protein: MKKTPCIYRRHSSLFHSNILMEYQGEIDSKRRIHSQYNHTDSCKLARWTSKQCYQFMSARPWQHVLDFYSDAVHGHSSLFDLFPSLTNIVHGDTLIPEVYDRNELKNVSCGEKSESGRWARVTFKIVVSYHGGSFDGWQRQPGLNTVQGLVEKALGRFVDEKKAQLLKEKCKPLEGCVLVAGRTDKGVSALRQVSSFYTWRKDVKHCDIEDAINNAAPGKLGVVSISEVSRAFHPNFSAKWRRYLYIFPFSDQENGEQNCENEHNCEIFCSSENHGKEENEYGEHIGKENVENVVFVDDEPEGERKPITFTICRVNQLLRQLEGKLLSYKMFARDTPTSRNVGPPTECFVYHARAAEFRLPCSEGRRVMCIELVANRFLRKMVRVLVATSIREAAAGADKDALLKLMDATSRRATAPPAPAEGLCLVDVGYTEFDPKGCLIP